The Streptomyces cyanogenus DNA segment TGTCGCCTGCCCCACCCAGGACGACGCCGACGCCCTCGCCACCATCGCGAAGAAGTCCCAGATCCCGGTGATCGCGGACATCCACTTCCAGCCCAAGTACGTCTTCGCCGCCATCGAGGCCGGCTGCGCCGCGGTCCGCGTCAACCCCGGCAACATCAAGCAGTTCGACGACAAGGTCAAGGAGATCGCGCGGGCCGCCAAGGAGCACGGCACCCCGATCCGCATCGGCGTCAACGCCGGCTCCCTGGACCGGCGCCTGCTCCAGAAGTACGGCAAGGCGACCCCCGAGGCCCTCGTCGAATCGGCCCTCTGGGAGGCGTCCCTCTTCGAGGAGCACGACTTCCACGACATCAAGATCTCGGTCAAGCACAACGACCCCGTCGTCATGATCGAGGCCTACCGCCAGCTCGCCGAACAGTGCGACTACCCCCTCCACCTCGGTGTCACCGAGGCCGGCCCGGCGTTCCAGGGCACGATCAAGTCGGCGGTGGCCTTCGGCGCCCTGCTCTCCCAGGGCATCGGCGACACGATCCGCGTCTCCCTGTCCGCCCCGCCCGTCGAGGAGGTCAAGGTCGGCCTCCAGATCCTGCAGTCGCTCGGCCTGCGCCAGCGCGGCCTGGAGATCGTCTCCTGCCCCTCCTGCGGCCGCGCCCAGGTCGACGTCTACAAGCTCGCCGAAGAGGTCACCGCCGGCCTCACCGGCATGGAGGTCCCCCTCCGCGTCGCGGTCATGGGCTGCGTCGTCAACGGCCCCGGCGAGGCCCGCGAGGCCGACCTCGGCGTCGCCTCCGGCAACGGCAAGGGCCAGATCTTCGTCAAGGGCGAGGTCATCAAGACCGTCCCCGAGTCGAAGATCGTCGAGACCCTGATCGAGGAGGCCATGAAGCTGGCCGAGCAGATGGAGCAGGACGGCGTCGCCTCCGGCGAGCCGTCGGTGTCGGTGGCGGGCTGACCCCTCCCGGCCGGGCGCCGGACTCCGGGCCGGATGCGCGCGCCGCGGACCCGGCCCCGAGGCGGGGATCCGGAGTGGTCCCTCGCCGCCGAACCGGGGGCGGCGCGGTGGAAACCCGGCAGGTACAGTGCGTGGATCAGGCAATGTACGACCGTGAGGCCCCGCACGTGCTGACCCAGACCACCTCCCGGGTCCTGGAACCGAGTGACCTGGACGCCGCGCTCGCCGTCCTCGACCGCGAGCCGGTCGCCAACGCCTTCGTGACCTCCCGGGTCCAGGTGGCGGGCCTCGACCCCTGGCGACTCGGCGGCGAGATGTGGGGCTGGTACGAGGACGGCATGCTCACGTCCCTGTGCTACGCGGGCGCCAACCTCGTCCCCATCTGCGCCACCCCGCGGGCGGTCCGCGCCTTCGCCGACCGCGCCCGGCGGGCCGGCCGCCGCTGCTCCTCCATCGTGGGCCCCGCCGAACCCACCGCCCAGCTGTGGCGGCTGCTGGAACCCCACTGGGGCCCGGCCCGCGAGGTCCGCGCCCAGCAGCCGCTGATGGTCACCGACCGGATGCCGGCCGCCGTCGCCCCGGACCCGTACGTCCGCCGCGTCCGCAAGGACGAGATGGAGACGATCATGCCGGCCTGCGTCGCGATGTTCACGGAGGAGGTCGGTGTATCGCCGCTCGCGGGGGACGGCGGACTGCTGTACCAGGCCCGGGTCGCCGAACTCGTCGGCTCCGGCCGCTCCTTCGCCCGCGTCGACGACCGGGGCCGGGTCGTGTTCAAGGCGGAGATCGGCGCCGCGACCCCGCAGGCCTGCCAGATCCAGGGCGTCTGGGTGGCCCCCGAGTACCGGGGGAAGGGGCTCGCGGCCCCCGGCATGGCGGCGGTGCTGCGCTACGCCCTGGCGGACTTCGCCCCCGTGGTCAGCCTCTACGTGAACGACTTCAACACGGCGGCGCGCAGGACGTACCGCAAGGTGGGCTTCCAGGAGGTGGGAGCCTTCATGAGCATTCTGTTCTGACCGCCCTGTACGCTCCCGGCATGGACCTCGTGATCGGCCCCCTGGACCTCGCTGCCCACGTGGACGAGGCCCTGGCCGTCCAGGCCGTCGCCTTCGGGCTCGGGCCGGAGGAAGTCGCCGTACGCCGTCAGATCGTCCAGCGGCACATGCAGTACGACGGCGCGCGGGCCTTGGGCGCCACCAGCCGCGGACGGCTGATCGGATTCGTCTACGGCATGCCCAACAGCCGCACCCACTGGTGGTCCACCGTCGTCGAGCCCTACCTCCGTGCCAACGGCAACGACTTCTGGCTGGACGACTCCTTCGTCATCACCGAACTGCACGTCCACCCCGACCACCAGAACCGCGGCATCGGCCGGCGGCTGATCACCACCATCACCGACACCGCCGCCGAACCCCGCTCGATCCTCTCCGCGATCGACACCGACAGCCCCGCCCGCGGCCTCTACCACTCCCTCGGTTACGTCGACCTCGCCCGCCAGGTGCATTTCCCGAGCGCACCGAGGCCCTACGCCGTGATGGGCGCCCCGCTGCCGCTGCGCAGACGCTGACCGATTTCCACCGGCACGGGCGGCCCGGCTAACCTCCATGCCATCACCTTCACCCGGCAGGAATACGAGAACCATGGCGAACGCACCGGTCCAGCGCATGTCCCAGTTGATGGCGAAGACGCTGCGTGACGATCCGGCGGATGCCGAGGTCCTCAGCCACAAGCTGCTCGTCCGCGCCGGCTACGTCCGCCGCACGGCCGCCGGCATCTGGAGCTGGCTGCCCCTCGGCAAGAAGGTGCTCGCCAACGTCGAGCGCATCGTCCGCGAGGAGATGGACGCCATCGGCGCCCAGGAGGTCTCGCTGCCCGCCCTGCTGCCGCGCGAGCCCTACGAGGCCACCGGCCGCTGGGACGAGTACGGCCAGGAGCTGTTCCGGCTCAAGGACCGCAAGGGCGGCGACTACCTCCTCGGCCCCACCCACGAGGAGATCTTCACCCTCCTGGTCAAGGACCAGTGCACGTCCTACAAGGACCTGCCGGTGATCCTGTACCAGATCCAGACGAAGTTCCGCGACGAGGCCCGCCCCCGCGCCGGCATCCTGCGCGGCCGCGAGTTCCTGATGAAGGACTCGTACTCCTTCGACCTGGAGGACGAGGGCCTCGCGACGTCGTACGCCCTGCACCGCCAGGCCTACCAGCGCGTCTTCGAGCGCCTCGGCCTGGACTACCGCATCTGCGCGGCCACCGCCGGCGCCATGGGCGGCTCCAGGTCCGAGGAGTTCCTCGCCCCGGCCGAGGCGGGCGAGGACACCTTCGCGGACTGCCCGAACTGCGACTTCGCCGCCAACACGGAGGCGATCACGTACGAGCTGAAGCCCGTCGACGGCTCGGCCGTGCCCGCGCTGGAGGAGATCCCCACCCCCGACACCCCCACCATCGAGACGCTGGCCGCCTCGCTCGGCGTCCCGGCCTCCGCCACGCTGAAGAACCTGCTGGTCAAGGTGGACGGCGAGATCGTCGCCGTGGGCGTGCCCGGCGACCGTGAGGTGGACATGGGCAAGGTCGAGGCGCACTTCGCCCCGGCCGCCGTCGAGATGGTCACCGAGGCCGACTTCGCCGAGCGCACCGACCTGGTCCGCGGCTACGTCGGACCGCAGGGCCTGGGCGAGAAGGTCACGTACATCGCCGACCCGCGCGTGGCCCCCGGCACCTCCTGGATCACCGGTGCCAACAAGGAGCACACGCACGCGAAGAACGTCGTCGCCGGCCGGGACTTCGAGGTCGACGCGTACGTGGACGTCGTGGTCGTGCAGGACGGCGACCCCTGCCCCGCGTGCGGCACCGGCCTGAGGCTGGACCGCGCCATCGAGATCGGTCACATCTTCCAGCTCGGCCGCAAGTACACCGACGCCCTCAAGCTGGACGTCCTCGGCCAGAACGGCAAGCCGGTCCGCGTCACCATGGGCTCCTACGGCATCGGCGTCTCCCGTGCCGTCGCCGCGCTCGCCGAGCAGACCGCCGACGAGCACGGCCTGGTCTGGCCCGCCGAGGTCGCCCCGGCCGACGTGCACGTCGTCGCGGCCGGCAAGGCGCTCCAGACCGAGCTGGCCCTGGACGTCGCCGGGAAGCTCGCCGCCGCGGGCGTCCGTGTCCTGGTGGACGACCGGGCCGGGGTCTCCCCGGGCGTGAAGTTCACCGACGCCGAGCTGATCGGCGTGCCGCAGATCCTGGTGGCCGGCCGCCGCTCCGCCGAGGGCGTCCTGGAGCTGAAGGACCGCAGGACCGGCGAGCGCGAGGAGCTGACGGTCGAGGACGCGATCGCCCGGCTCACCGCCTGACACCGGGTGGGCCGCGGGGCGGCGGTCACGTCCCGGCGTGCCGCCGCTCAGCCGCGGGCGGGGCGGTCATCCCCGGCCGTCCTGCCAGTCCTTGCGGGAGACCGTCCAGTACTCCCGGCGGTCGAAGCCGACCGAGAAGACGGTTCGGTGGCGGGCGCGGACCCCGGTGACCGTCGCACCGGCGGGCTCCGTCAGGCACCGCACGTCCGGGCCGCGCGGGGGACACGCCAGGGGTTCCCCGACGCGCCACCCGGGGTCCCACGGGTCGTCCCACTCGACGGTGAACGACGGATCGTTGAGCTGCGGCCTGGACAGGCGCAGTCCGTCGGCCTGCCGGCCCTTGTCCCGCTGGTACTCCAGCGCGTACGGCAGCCCGCCGACCCCGCCGGCGTCCGGGTCCCCGCCCGTCAGACCACCCCAGTCGCCCAGGTGCGCCCGGTCGATCTCCTTCAGGGTCGGCGTGATCCCGCGGGGCGCCCCGTAGTAGGCGGTGGCATACATGTAGCAGTGCACCACCACGGGGTCCTCCGTCTCGTCGAAGAGGTCCGGCAACCTGGGCCCGTCGCAGGTGTCGATCAGGCGCAGGAACCCGGGCTCCAGCGAGGTCCGTGCCGCGAACGCCGCCACCTTCTTCCGGATGGCGCGTTCCGCCCCCGCCCGCTGCCGGTCCGCCGCCGCCGACGTCGCCATCCGGTGGCGTTCGTCGTCGTCCGGCGCCGAGGCGGAGCAGCCCGACGCCAGTAACACGGTCAGCGCCAGCACCGCAGGCAGCGCTCTGCGCCCTGATCTGTCCACCGGTCGAGTCTGTCCGGCCGCGCTCCCCGCCCGGCACGGGCGCCCTACTCAGCCGGCTGAGTACGCCTACTCATGCCTACAGCCAGGCCGCGAACTCCAGCAGCAGCTCCGCGTCCTTCTCCCGGCCGACCCGCCGGGCCCGTACCCCGGACTCCACCGCCCGGAACAGCGTCCAGCCGCGCAGCCGCTCCTGGTCCACCTCAAGGGACTCCGCGAGCCGCTTGATCCGGCGGCGGGTGATGGCCGGCCCGGACGGCGCCGCGATCAGGTCCTCCACCCGGTCCCGCACCAGCCGGGCCAGGTCGAAGGCGCTCTCGCCGACCACCGGGTCCGGACCGACCGCCAGCCAGGGCATCCGCTCCCCGGCGAGCACCTTGCTCTGCCGGAACGTGCCGTGCAGCAGCAACTGCTGCGGCGGCGCGGCCAGCAGCTCCTCTCGGGCGGCCAGCGCCGCCTCCACCAGGGGCGCCGCCTCCGGGTCGGTGCCGGCGCTCGCCCGCATCGCCGCCGCCTGCCGTCCGGTGCGCTCGGCGACGGTCTCGAAGACATGCCCGGCCGGCGGCTGCACCCACAGCCGGCGCAGCGTCCCCGCCGCCTCCAGCAGGGCCTTGGCCTCCGGCAGCGACCGGACCGACACGTCCGGGTGCAGCCGCTCCAGCAGCAGCGCCCCGTCCTCCGCCCCGGTCTCCAGCAGCTGTACGGCGCCCAGGCCGCCCCAGTACGCCAGCGCCGCCCGCTCGCTCTCCGGGCGGGCCCGCGGCGGCGCCAGCTTCAGTACGGCCGGGGTGCCGTCCGCCCGCCGCACCAGCACCACCAGGCTGCTGCGCCCGCCGGGCACCTGCACCCGCTCGACGGTCAACTCGCGCCGGGCGACGGCCCGCTCGGCCGCCGCGGGCAGCCGCGCCAGCCAGTCGTCCCCGGCCGGTGCCGTCTCACCGAGCGCCCGCACCAGGCGCTGCGGTGCTTCGAAAGCCATGCGCGAGTCGTTCCCTTCCTGTCGCGTGCTGTCGGGCCCCGCTCCGGGGCCGTCCCACGGTCCTGCCGTACGGCCCGGCCCGCCGGTGGCTAACGCGTCGCCGACGCGGAGGGCGCGGAGGGCGCGGGGGTCGTGCCGGCCGCGCCCGTCCGTCCGCCGGCCCGCTCGGCGAGCCCAGGGAAGGCTACGCTCTCCCCGCTCCAGCGCACCGCCCGCACCGCGGCCTCCCGCAGCGCCCCGGCCGCGTCGGCCCGCCGTGCGCCGGTGGCCGCCCGCACCAGGTCCGAGTACACCCCGGCCAGCCGCTCCTCCAGCCGCGCGGCCAGCCGTACCGCCGCCGCCCCGTCCTGGACCGGGAACGGCAGCGCGTACCCGGCGTTCGCGGCGACCGGAGTGCCGCCCAGGTCACGCACGGCGCGCACCAGCGCGTCCCGGCGCGCCCGGTGCGCGTCGTACGCCGCCCGGGCCTCGCCGCGCCGCCGCTCGCCGATCCGTCCGCCGACGACGCCGTACCCGTACACCGCCGCGTGCTCCGCCGCCAGCGCCGCCTGCAGCGCGGTCAGCTCGGTCCCGTCGCTCACCTGGCTCCCTCCGTCAGCAGGTACGCGTGCGCGGCCCCGGCGGCCGCGGCCGACGCCAGCAGCCGCGCCAGCTCGCCCGGCACCTTCAACAGCTCCTCGGCCCGCCGGTCGGCCAGGGACCGCTCGGCGGCGGCCAGCCCCGCGACGGCGTCCTTCTCGCCGGCCGGCACGGCCACGGCGGATGCCGACGCCGACGCCGTGGCCGTCGCGCCCTCCTCGAAGGCCGCCGCGTGCGCCGCGACCTGCGCCCGCAGCGGGCGCAGCCGCTCCGCCAGCCCGGGGTGCGCGGCGAGCACCGCGTCGTAGTGCCCCAGCAGCGCCCGGCTGTCCCGGGCCGCACGCGCGCGTGCCCGCGCGGCGGCCGACGGGCCCGCGCCGCCGGAGTCCGGCTCGGCCGTGCAGCCCACGAGGAGGGCGGCCCCGGCGGCCGAGGTGAGCAGGGATCTTCTGCGCGGCCCCGAGGGGATGCGCGACGACGGGGGGTACGGCACGGCTGACGTCCTCGGGGGCTCGTACGAACACACGGGCGGGACCCGGCCCGCCGGTGATCACGGTACCCGCGCATCCCCTCGCTTCATGTCACCGGCTCACACGGCCCGCCTCAGCGGCACGTGCGGTCATGACATGCGGCTCCGTCGCGCGGCCACCCCTGGAGGGGACGGCAACACCCTCCGCGACCGGATACCCTTTGACCAGACACGCGACCCATCCCACAACAGCACACGCGGCCGAGGAGTCACCCGGATGAGCACCACCCAGAGCGAGAGGCTGCGAGAGCTGCTGGAACCGCTCGTCACCTCCCAGGGGCTGGATCTCGAAGAGATCGCCGTGGACTCCGTCGGACGCAAGCGGGTGCTGCGCGTGGTCGTCGACTCCGACACCGGGGCGGATCTGGACGCCATCGCCGATGTGAGCCGTGCGCTCTCGGCGAAGCTCGACGAGACCAACGCGATGGGTGACGCCGCGTACGACCTGGAGGTCGGAACCCCCGGCGCGGAGCGCCTCCTCACCGAGCACCGGCACTTCGTGCGCGCGACCGACCGGCTCGTGAAGTTCCAGCTCACCGAGGGCGGCGAGCTGGTCGCCCGGATCCTGGACGTCGACGAGGACGGGATCGACGTCGAGGTCCCCGGGGTCAAGGGCCGCAAGGCCACCAGCCGCAGACTCGGTTTCCCGGAGATCGCCAAGGCGCGCGTGCAGGTCGAGTTCAACCGCAAGGACGACAAGGTCAAGAAGGACATGAAGGAAGAGGAGGAGGCGTAGCCGTGGACATCGACATGAGCGCCCTGCGGGGCTTGGTTCGGGAGAAGGAGATCTCCTTCGACCTCCTGGTCGAGGCGATCGAGTCGGCCCTCCTCATCGCCTACCACCGCACCGAGGGAAGCCGCCGACACGCGCGCGTGGAGCTCAACCGGGAGACCGGGCATGTGACCGTGTGGGCGAAGGAGGACCCCGAGGACCTCGCGGAGGGACAGGAGCCCCGCGAGTTCGACGACACCCCGTCCGGCTTCGGCCGCATCGCCGCGACCACCGCCAAGCAGGTGATCCTGCAGCGGCTGCGCGACGCCGAGGACGACGCGACGCTCGGCGAGTACGCCGGCCGCGAGGGCGACATCGTCACCGGCGTGGTCCAGCAGGGCCGCGACCCGAAGAACGTACTGGTCGACATCGGCAAGCTGGAGGCCATCCTGCCGGTGCAGGAGCAGGTGCCCGGCGAGACCTACCAGCACGGCATGCGCCTCAGGTCGTACGTCGTCCGGGTGGCCAAGGGCGTGCGCGGTCCGTCGGTGACCCTCTCCCGGACCCACCCCAATCTGGTGAAGAAGCTCTTCGCCCTGGAGGTGCCGGAGATCGCCGACGGCTCGGTGGAGATCGCCGCGATCGCCCGTGAGGCCGGTCACCGCACCAAGATCGCCGTACGGTCCACCCGGCCGGGCCTGAACGCCAAGGGTGCCTGCATCGGTCCCATGGGCGGCCGGGTCCGCAACGTGATGGGCGAGCTGAACGGCGAGAAGATCGACATCGTCGACTGGTCGGACGACCCGGCCGAGATGGTCGCGAACGCCCTGTCACCCGCTCGGGTGAGCAAGGTGGAGGTCGTGGACATGGCCGCCCGCTCCGCACGGGTGACCGTGCCGGACTACCAGCTGTCGCTGGCGATCGGCAAGGAGGGCCAGAACGCCCGCCTCGCCGCCCGCCTCACCGGCTGGCGGATCGACATCCGGCCCGACACCGAGCAGGCCGGGGAGTAGGTCCGGGGGCCGGGGAATAGATCCAGGCCGTCCATCGCTGAGATCACGACAACAGCCGTTCGATTCTTGCCCCGAAGGGGTGAGGTCGGTACGGGGAGGTAGACTTAACTGTGTCTGGCCGGACGCACACCCGAGCATGCCCTGAACGCACCTGTGTGGGGTGCCGGGAGCGGGCGGCCAAGAACGATCTCCTGCGGATCGTGAAGATCGAGGATGCGTGCGTCCCCGATCCTCGCGGTACGCTGCCCGGCCGGGGTGCGTATGTACACCCCGCCCTGGTCTGTCTCGACCAGGCGGTACGCCGCCGGGCGTTCCCGCGGGCACTGCGCGTCCCGGGACCGCTCGACACAAAGGCGTTGCGTCGATACGTCGAGCAGACAACAGTTGCCGAGCAGGCAACGCCGTAAGACGAGCCGTACGGAACCCCGTGCGGCCTGGTACCTCGCGAGTCGAAAGCAGGTCGAGATTGCGATGAGCACTCGATGAGTACGCGATGAGTACGCCCATGAACTAGCGACGGTCCGGCTTCAACCCGGACCTCAAAGGAGCGAAGTGGCTAAGGTCCGGGTCTACGAACTCGCCAAGGAGTTCGGTGTCGAGAGCAAGGTCGTCATGGCCAAGCTCCAGGAACTCGGTGAATTCGTCCGTTCGGCGTCTTCGACCATCGAAGCGCCGGTTGTACGTAAGCTGACCGACGCCTTCCAGGGCGGTGGCAACGGCAAGTCCGCCGGTAAGCCCGCCCCGCGCAAGGCTGCCCCCAAGCCCGCCGCGCCCTCCCCGGCGCAGGCGGCACGTCCGGCTGCCCCGGCTCCGAGGCCGGCGGCCCCCAAGCCTCCGACGGCGCCCGCTGCCCAGCAGCCGGCCGCCCCGTCGGCCCCCGCGCCGGCCGCTTCCGGCCCGCGTCCGGTGCCGGGCCCCAAGCCCGCGCCGCGCCCGGCTCCGGCCGCCCCGGAGTTCACCGCTCCGCCGGCCGCCCCGGCCGCGCAGACCCCGCAGGCTCCGGCCGCCCAGGGTCCGCGTCCCGGTGCCCGTCCGGGTGCCCCGAAGCCCGGCGGCCGTCCGGCCGGCTCGGGTCAGGGCCAGTCCGCCCGTCCGGGCCAGGGTGCTCCGCGCCCCGGTGGCCAGGCCGCCCGTCCGGGCGCCCGTCCGGCCGGTCCGCGCCCGGGCAACAACCCCTTCACCTCCGGCGGCAACGCCGGCATGGCCCGTCCGCAGGCCCCGCGCCCGCAGGGCGGCCCGCGTCCCGGCCCCGGCGGTGCCCCCGGCGCCGGTCCCCGTCCGCAGGCGCCCGGCGCCCAGGGCGGCGGTCCGCGTCCGCAGGCTCCGGGCGGTCCGCGCCCGACCCCGGGCTCGATGCCGCGTCCGCAGGGCGGTCCCCGTCCCGGCGGCGGCCCCGGCGGCCCGCGTCCGAACCCCGGCATGATGCCGCAGCGTCCCGCTGCGGGTCCGCGTCCGGGCGGTGGCCCCGGCGGCCGTGGCCCCGGTGGCGGCGGTCGTCCCGGTGGCGGCGGCGGTCGTCCGGGCGGCGGCGGCTTCGCCGGTCGTCCGGGTGGCGGTGGCGGCGGCTTCGCCGGCCGTCCTGCCGGTCCCGGTGGCGGTGGCGGCGGCTTCGCCGGCCGTCCGGGTGGTCCCGGCGGTGGCGGCGGTGGCCGTCCCGGCTTCGGTGGCCGTCCCGGTGGTCCCGGTGGCCGTGGTGGCACGCAGGGCGCCTTCGGCCGTCCCGGCGGTCCCGCGCGTCGTGGCCGCAAGTCGAAGCGGCAGAGGCGCCAGGAGTACGAGGCCATGCAGGCCCCGAGCGTCGGCGGCGTGATGCTGCCGCGCGGCAACGGCGAGACCATCCGTCTCTCCCGCGGCGCGTCGCTCACCGACTTCGCGGAGAAGATCAACGCCAACCCGGCGTCCCTCGTCGCGGTCATGATGAACCTCGGCGAGATGGTCACGGCCACGCAGTCCGTCTCCGACGAGACCCTGCAGCTCCTCGCCGACGAGATGAACTACACGGTTCAGATCGTCAGCCCCGAGGAGGAGGACCGCGAGCTGCTCGAGTCCTTCGACATCGAGTTCGGCGAGGACGAGGGCTCCGAGGAGGACCTGGTCGTCCGTCCGCCGGTGGTGACCGTCATGGGTCACGTCGACCACGGTAAGACCCGACTGCTCGACGCGATCCGCAAGACGAACGTCATCGCGGGCGAGGCCGGCGGCATCACCCAGCACATCGGTGCCTACCAGGTCGCGACCCAGGTCAACGACGAAGAGCGCAAGATCACCTTCATCGACACCCCGGGTCACGAGGCGTTCACCGCCATGCGTGCCCGTGGTGCGAAGTCGACCGACATCGCGATCCTGGTCGTCGCGGCCAACGACGGCGTCATGCCGCAGACGGTCGAGGCGCTCAACCACGCCAAGGCGGCCGACGTCCCGATCGTCGTCGCGGTCAACAAGATCGACGTCGAGGGCGCCGACCCGACCAAGGTGCGCGGTCAGCTGACCGAGTACGGCCTGGTGGCCGAGGAGTACGGCGGCGACACCATGTTCGTCGACATCTCCGCCAAGCAGGGTCTGCACATCGACTCGCTGCTGGAGGCCGTGATCCTCACGGCCGACGCCTCGCTCGACCTGCGGGCCAACCCGAACCAGGACGCGCAGGGCATCTCGATCGAGTCCCGTCTCGACCGCGGCCGCGGTGCCGTGGCGACGGTCCTCGTCCAGCGAGGCACCCTGCGGGTCGGCGACACGATGGTCGTGGGCGACGCCTACGGCCGCGTGCGCGCCATGCTCGACGACAACGGCAACAACGTCGCCGAGGCGGGCCCGTCGACGCCGGTCCAGGTCCTGGGCCTGACCAACGTCCCGGGTGCGGGCGACAACTTCCTGGTGGTCGACGAGGACCGTACGGCCCGTCAGATCGCCGAGAAGCGCGCCGCCCGTGAGCGCAACGCGGCCTTCGCCAAGCGCACGCGCCGCGTGTCCCTGGAGGACCTGGACAAGGTGCTCAAGGCCGGCGAGGTCCAGCAGCTGAACCTGATCATCAAGGGTGACGCTTCCGGATCCGTCGAGGCCCTGGAGTCCTCCCTGCTCCAGCTGGACGTCGGCGAAGAGGTCGACATCCGCGTCCTGCACCGCGGCGTCGGTGCGGTCACGGAATCCGACATCGACCTGGCGATGGGCTCCGACGCCATCGTGATCGGCTTCAACGTCCGTGCGGCCGGCCGCGCGGCGCAGATGGCCGAGCGCGAGGGTGTGGACGTCCGGTACTACTCGGTCATCTACCAGGCGATCGAGGAGATCGAGGCGGCCCTCAAGGGCATGCTCAAGCCGGAGTTCGAGGAGGTCGAGCTCGGTACGGCGGAGATCCGCGAGGTCTTCAAGTCGTCCAAGCTGGGCAACATCGCCGGTGTCCTCATCCGCTCCGGCGAGGTCAAGCGCAACACCAAGGCGCGCCTCATCCGCGACGGCAAGGTGGTCGCGGAGAACCTCAACATCGAGGGCCTGCGTCGCTTCAAGGACGACGTCACCGAGATCCGCGAAGGCTACGAGGGTGGTATCAACCTCGGAAACTTCAACGACATCAAGGTCGACGACGTCATCGCGACGTACGAGATGCGGGAGAAGCCGCGGTCGTAACACGACCGACGGTGTCCAGGGCTGGCCGGTGGCACGCAGGTGCCGCCGGCCAGCCCGGCCGTTCCCTGGCGGCGGTCGCCGCCCGCGGTGCCGAAACCCTGTCGAGCCACCGGCAGGTACGCGGTACCGTTCTTGATGTCCCCGGCCACACGGACCCGGGGCCATCGATCCCGTACCGGCGGGTGAACCGGTTACACACATGTACGT contains these protein-coding regions:
- the infB gene encoding translation initiation factor IF-2; the encoded protein is MAKVRVYELAKEFGVESKVVMAKLQELGEFVRSASSTIEAPVVRKLTDAFQGGGNGKSAGKPAPRKAAPKPAAPSPAQAARPAAPAPRPAAPKPPTAPAAQQPAAPSAPAPAASGPRPVPGPKPAPRPAPAAPEFTAPPAAPAAQTPQAPAAQGPRPGARPGAPKPGGRPAGSGQGQSARPGQGAPRPGGQAARPGARPAGPRPGNNPFTSGGNAGMARPQAPRPQGGPRPGPGGAPGAGPRPQAPGAQGGGPRPQAPGGPRPTPGSMPRPQGGPRPGGGPGGPRPNPGMMPQRPAAGPRPGGGPGGRGPGGGGRPGGGGGRPGGGGFAGRPGGGGGGFAGRPAGPGGGGGGFAGRPGGPGGGGGGRPGFGGRPGGPGGRGGTQGAFGRPGGPARRGRKSKRQRRQEYEAMQAPSVGGVMLPRGNGETIRLSRGASLTDFAEKINANPASLVAVMMNLGEMVTATQSVSDETLQLLADEMNYTVQIVSPEEEDRELLESFDIEFGEDEGSEEDLVVRPPVVTVMGHVDHGKTRLLDAIRKTNVIAGEAGGITQHIGAYQVATQVNDEERKITFIDTPGHEAFTAMRARGAKSTDIAILVVAANDGVMPQTVEALNHAKAADVPIVVAVNKIDVEGADPTKVRGQLTEYGLVAEEYGGDTMFVDISAKQGLHIDSLLEAVILTADASLDLRANPNQDAQGISIESRLDRGRGAVATVLVQRGTLRVGDTMVVGDAYGRVRAMLDDNGNNVAEAGPSTPVQVLGLTNVPGAGDNFLVVDEDRTARQIAEKRAARERNAAFAKRTRRVSLEDLDKVLKAGEVQQLNLIIKGDASGSVEALESSLLQLDVGEEVDIRVLHRGVGAVTESDIDLAMGSDAIVIGFNVRAAGRAAQMAEREGVDVRYYSVIYQAIEEIEAALKGMLKPEFEEVELGTAEIREVFKSSKLGNIAGVLIRSGEVKRNTKARLIRDGKVVAENLNIEGLRRFKDDVTEIREGYEGGINLGNFNDIKVDDVIATYEMREKPRS